A DNA window from Bradyrhizobium sp. CCBAU 53421 contains the following coding sequences:
- a CDS encoding globin, with product MTSSSNPIERSFELAAAACDDLAPRVYQRLFRERPEAQAMFRTEGSEPVKGSMLALTIEAILDFAGERRGHFRLIESEVFSHDAYGTPRELFVAFFAVIADCLRDILGEQWSTEIDAAWHKLLRDIEAIVLQQKHLVDDRA from the coding sequence ATGACCTCATCATCGAATCCAATCGAACGTAGTTTCGAACTCGCAGCAGCGGCTTGCGATGATCTGGCACCACGCGTGTACCAGCGCCTGTTTCGCGAACGTCCCGAAGCGCAGGCGATGTTTCGCACCGAAGGCAGCGAGCCGGTGAAAGGCTCGATGCTGGCACTGACCATCGAGGCCATCCTCGATTTCGCAGGCGAGCGTCGTGGACATTTTCGCCTGATCGAATCCGAAGTGTTCTCCCACGACGCCTATGGCACGCCGCGCGAACTGTTCGTGGCGTTCTTCGCGGTGATCGCGGACTGTTTGCGCGACATTCTCGGCGAGCAATGGTCCACGGAGATCGATGCTGCGTGGCACAAGCTGCTTCGCGACATCGAGGCAATCGTGCTGCAACAGAAACATCTCGTGGACGACAGGGCGTAG
- a CDS encoding sugar ABC transporter substrate-binding protein — MPETDKGMDKASTTRRDLLQMAAAGGAAAGLFGGMGVTTSALAAEMGRSEKPLKAAFSNAGLQATWCAQGKQAAEFWGKLFNVEVTWFDGQLDAVKQRAAIDNMASQKWDFVAIQAFGIGTLTQPVQKMIDAGTPVIDMDTLIAPLDQINVHSFLAPDNEFMGASVTQALCNAIGGKGKVIMTQGALGHTGAQGRAKGFNSVVKQFPNIEVLDTQPADWDVSKTARLWETYLTKYSQIDAAFFHNDDMALAAYNIMKARNRTNILIGGVDAMPPAIQAVSEGRMFATVRNPSCRIHGGAIVAGVAAVVGGEKSGQGIPKNVVTDGPVVTKANAAGMQWMEDHFLI, encoded by the coding sequence ATGCCAGAGACCGACAAGGGGATGGACAAGGCGTCGACGACGCGGCGCGACCTTCTACAGATGGCGGCGGCAGGTGGCGCTGCGGCCGGCCTGTTCGGCGGAATGGGCGTGACGACGTCCGCGCTCGCAGCCGAAATGGGACGTTCGGAAAAGCCGCTGAAGGCCGCATTCTCCAACGCCGGCCTGCAAGCGACATGGTGTGCGCAGGGAAAGCAGGCCGCCGAGTTCTGGGGCAAGCTGTTCAACGTCGAGGTCACCTGGTTCGACGGCCAGCTCGATGCCGTCAAGCAGCGCGCCGCGATCGATAACATGGCCTCGCAGAAATGGGACTTCGTCGCGATCCAGGCATTCGGGATCGGCACGTTGACCCAGCCGGTGCAGAAGATGATCGACGCCGGCACCCCCGTGATCGACATGGACACGCTGATTGCACCGCTCGACCAGATCAACGTCCATTCGTTCCTGGCACCCGACAACGAGTTCATGGGCGCCTCGGTGACGCAGGCGCTGTGCAACGCGATCGGTGGCAAGGGCAAGGTCATCATGACCCAGGGCGCGCTCGGCCACACCGGCGCGCAAGGCCGCGCCAAGGGCTTCAACTCCGTCGTGAAGCAGTTCCCGAACATCGAGGTGCTGGATACCCAGCCCGCCGACTGGGACGTCTCCAAGACCGCCCGGCTCTGGGAAACCTATCTGACGAAATATTCGCAGATCGACGCCGCGTTCTTCCACAATGACGACATGGCGCTCGCCGCCTACAACATCATGAAGGCGCGCAACCGCACCAACATCCTGATCGGCGGTGTCGACGCCATGCCGCCGGCGATCCAGGCGGTCAGCGAAGGCCGCATGTTCGCCACCGTCCGCAATCCGTCCTGCCGCATCCATGGCGGTGCGATCGTGGCGGGCGTCGCCGCCGTGGTCGGCGGCGAGAAGAGTGGCCAGGGCATTCCGAAGAACGTCGTGACCGATGGTCCCGTCGTGACCAAGGCCAACGCCGCCGGCATGCAATGGATGGAGGATCACTTCCTGATCTGA
- a CDS encoding sugar ABC transporter ATP-binding protein — MSQGRSPILELNQITKAFGGVEALRGVDFSLNAGEIHGLVGENGAGKSTLMKIIAGVHPEFSGRFMLDGKETRFRSTRDAHAAGIGMVHQELSVAPDLTVAENVFLGNQPTNRLGFVHWRRMAREAGEQLARFGIDVDPMTRLGDLPIGLQQLIEIARVLFSGARIIILDEPTSALSPPEVERLFATLHKLRDEGTSIVFISHFIEDILRVSDVVTVFRNGRKIAETASADTTKGALIEAMIGRGGEALEHSYTDDLMLPQSSGGSTVLKVNQLSLGRTLQDVSFEARSGEVLGIYGFMGCGQLELSRILFGKLRPDGGTLIVDGSAKTFRSTAAARRAGIALVPESRRAMLFHQEPVYKNISISILERISALLLKPVRERAIAQRQVEQLQIRPPVVGLDLGMLSGGNQQKVALAKWLTYPPRLLVLCEPTRGMDVGAKNDVINIVRDLRAKGLAIIVLSTEPETVLSLADRILVLKRGAVVREFAGEAVSKDRLLEAA, encoded by the coding sequence ATGTCGCAGGGACGCTCCCCGATCCTCGAGTTGAACCAGATCACGAAGGCCTTCGGCGGTGTCGAAGCCCTTCGTGGGGTCGACTTTTCGCTGAACGCCGGCGAGATCCATGGTCTCGTCGGCGAGAACGGCGCCGGAAAAAGCACGCTGATGAAAATCATCGCCGGCGTGCATCCGGAGTTCTCCGGCCGCTTCATGCTCGACGGCAAGGAAACCCGCTTCCGCTCCACCCGCGACGCGCACGCCGCCGGCATCGGCATGGTGCATCAGGAGCTCAGCGTCGCGCCGGATCTGACCGTCGCCGAGAACGTCTTCCTCGGCAACCAGCCGACCAACCGCCTCGGCTTCGTGCATTGGCGGCGGATGGCGCGCGAGGCCGGCGAGCAGCTCGCCCGCTTCGGCATCGACGTCGATCCGATGACGCGGCTCGGCGACCTGCCGATCGGCCTGCAGCAACTGATCGAGATCGCCCGCGTGCTGTTCTCCGGCGCGCGCATCATCATCCTCGACGAGCCGACCTCTGCCCTCTCCCCGCCCGAGGTCGAGCGTCTGTTCGCGACGCTGCACAAGCTCCGTGACGAAGGCACCAGCATCGTCTTCATCTCGCATTTCATCGAGGACATCCTGCGGGTTTCCGACGTCGTCACCGTGTTCCGCAACGGGCGGAAGATCGCCGAGACCGCATCCGCTGATACCACCAAGGGCGCGCTGATCGAGGCCATGATCGGCCGCGGCGGTGAGGCGCTTGAGCACAGCTACACGGATGACCTCATGCTCCCGCAATCGAGCGGCGGCTCGACCGTCCTGAAGGTGAACCAACTGTCGCTCGGCCGCACCCTGCAGGACGTCTCGTTCGAGGCCCGCTCCGGCGAGGTGCTCGGCATCTATGGCTTCATGGGCTGCGGCCAATTGGAGCTGTCGCGCATCCTGTTCGGCAAGCTCAGGCCGGACGGCGGCACGCTTATTGTCGATGGCTCCGCGAAGACCTTCCGCAGCACGGCGGCCGCCCGGCGCGCCGGCATCGCGCTTGTGCCTGAGAGCCGCCGTGCCATGCTGTTCCACCAGGAGCCGGTCTACAAGAACATCTCGATCAGCATCCTCGAGCGGATCTCGGCGCTGCTGCTCAAGCCGGTGCGCGAGCGTGCCATTGCGCAGCGCCAGGTCGAGCAGTTGCAGATCAGGCCGCCGGTGGTGGGCCTCGATCTCGGCATGCTCTCCGGCGGCAATCAGCAGAAGGTGGCGCTGGCGAAATGGCTGACCTACCCGCCGCGCCTCCTGGTACTGTGCGAGCCGACCCGCGGCATGGATGTCGGCGCCAAGAACGACGTGATCAACATCGTGCGCGACCTCCGCGCCAAGGGACTGGCGATCATCGTGCTGTCGACCGAGCCGGAGACGGTGCTGTCGCTAGCCGACCGGATCCTGGTGCTGAAGCGCGGCGCGGTGGTGCGCGAATTCGCGGGCGAAGCGGTCAGCAAGGATCGGCTGCTCGAAGCCGCGTAA
- a CDS encoding YcnI family protein: MRSNTLLIAAAALLAASPAVAHVTLEGKQAPVGSYYKAVFAVPHGCAGSATIKIRVQIPEGVIGVKPMPKPGWSLDTVTGKYATQYDFHGAKLSEGVKEVAWSGGKLSDQNYDEFVMQTFLTDTLKPNTTLYFPVVQECEQGVSRWIDVPAEGQGGGHDRGSKTPAPGVKLLPKS, encoded by the coding sequence ATGCGATCGAACACGCTCCTCATTGCCGCAGCGGCGCTGCTTGCGGCGTCGCCCGCGGTCGCCCATGTCACGCTCGAAGGAAAGCAGGCGCCGGTCGGTTCGTACTACAAGGCGGTCTTCGCCGTGCCGCATGGCTGCGCGGGATCGGCGACGATCAAGATCCGCGTGCAGATTCCGGAAGGTGTGATCGGGGTCAAGCCGATGCCGAAGCCCGGCTGGTCTCTCGATACGGTCACCGGCAAATACGCCACCCAATACGACTTTCACGGCGCCAAGCTGTCCGAGGGCGTGAAGGAAGTCGCCTGGAGCGGTGGCAAGCTCTCCGACCAGAACTACGACGAGTTCGTGATGCAGACATTCCTGACCGATACGCTGAAGCCGAACACCACGTTGTATTTTCCCGTCGTCCAGGAATGCGAACAGGGCGTCAGCCGCTGGATCGACGTTCCGGCCGAGGGGCAGGGCGGCGGGCACGACCGCGGCAGCAAGACGCCGGCGCCCGGCGTCAAGCTGCTGCCGAAGTCGTAA
- a CDS encoding ABC transporter permease yields the protein MASSDSATAPADHKRPRGLAPFLRSQMRNIAPFLTLIFLSAFFAIASPSFATIDNVGNILTQVSVTGIIAVGLTFVILCAEIDLSIASTANVTGIAVAYFTLQESYVNIANVPMPGFAAIPLALALCALLGLVNALGLTLIGIPSFIMTLAMMQIAAGVSALLVRGQIAYKVPDLITTLGSGSIGGIPWIVIVAAVMLLGGHLVLTYTRFGRYVYMVGGNREAAEFAGLNVKLILGSVMVISAVCSGIGGMLGVAHFGSAQQNEFDTYLLDSIAAVVVGGTSLFGGRGGIGNTIVGLFVLGVLNNGLDHVNIDSFLKILIRGLILLAALIINVYAQRLREQAAD from the coding sequence ATGGCAAGCAGTGACAGCGCGACAGCGCCAGCGGATCACAAGCGGCCGCGCGGGCTGGCGCCCTTCCTGCGCTCGCAGATGCGCAACATCGCGCCGTTCCTGACGCTGATCTTCCTCAGCGCCTTCTTCGCGATCGCCAGCCCGTCGTTTGCGACCATCGACAATGTCGGCAACATCCTGACCCAGGTATCGGTCACCGGCATCATCGCGGTCGGCCTCACCTTCGTGATCCTGTGCGCCGAGATCGACCTGTCGATCGCCAGCACCGCCAACGTCACCGGCATCGCGGTGGCGTATTTCACTTTGCAGGAATCCTACGTCAACATCGCCAACGTCCCGATGCCGGGTTTTGCCGCGATCCCGCTGGCGCTGGCGCTGTGCGCGCTGCTCGGCCTCGTCAACGCGCTGGGGCTGACCCTGATCGGCATCCCCTCCTTCATCATGACGCTGGCCATGATGCAGATCGCGGCCGGCGTCTCCGCGCTCCTGGTGCGCGGCCAGATCGCCTACAAGGTGCCGGACCTGATCACGACGCTCGGCTCGGGCTCGATCGGCGGCATCCCCTGGATCGTGATCGTCGCCGCGGTGATGCTGCTCGGCGGCCACCTGGTGCTGACCTACACGCGGTTCGGCCGCTACGTCTACATGGTCGGCGGCAACCGCGAGGCCGCGGAATTTGCCGGCCTCAACGTCAAGCTCATTCTCGGCAGCGTGATGGTGATCTCGGCGGTGTGCTCGGGGATCGGCGGCATGCTCGGCGTCGCGCATTTCGGCAGCGCGCAGCAGAACGAGTTCGATACTTACCTCCTGGATTCGATCGCGGCCGTGGTGGTCGGCGGTACCAGCCTGTTCGGCGGCCGCGGCGGCATCGGCAATACCATCGTCGGCCTGTTCGTGCTCGGCGTGCTCAACAACGGCCTCGACCACGTCAATATCGACAGCTTCCTGAAGATCCTGATCCGCGGCCTGATCCTGCTCGCGGCCTTGATCATTAACGTCTACGCACAGCGGCTGCGCGAGCAGGCGGCAGATTAG
- a CDS encoding CopD family protein, whose translation MASLVALLLALCLATSAHAHAVLIAAEPADGSVVTEAPKTVVLRFNEAVAPTAVSLLDAAGKPRDVAIRAVDQSVMVTLPADLPQGTQVVSYRVVSQDGHPVAGSLLFSIGVVTGSAAPSGEGLLHTLIWLARLGLYLGLFAGVGGVFFAAWIGQGPAGERLIMWSLKIGLIGAIASLGLQGVDLLNLPITGVLTWAAWASAAGTSLFPALLLAIVAMLIAAIAWRSPSFSAAFIRTAIAMICVGLSFAVSGHAATASPQWLTRSALFIHGAGLAFWMGALAPLAVLAWQRKDSLLRVLRRFSMLAVPVVALIALSGLALAVVQLESFGALIDTGYGNILLAKLVLVSLLLTFAALNRLVFTPAIAREFHRTRPLQRSIALEFVLMIAILGLVALWRFTPPPRVLAMSDDVPLAVHIHTDAAMFQVLIAPGKVGQNDFVLQLMNGDASPFAAKEATLTLSLPDRGIEPLERSAALGPDGYWHVKKVPLPIPGRWHMQIDALVTDFKKVTLEDDFEVR comes from the coding sequence GTGGCGAGTCTCGTGGCGCTGCTGCTGGCGCTGTGTCTTGCGACCTCGGCCCATGCGCATGCCGTCCTGATTGCCGCTGAGCCTGCCGATGGCAGCGTGGTCACGGAGGCACCGAAGACGGTGGTGCTCCGCTTCAACGAAGCGGTGGCGCCGACCGCGGTCAGCCTGCTTGACGCTGCGGGCAAGCCGCGCGACGTCGCGATCCGCGCCGTCGATCAATCGGTGATGGTGACCCTGCCTGCGGACCTGCCCCAGGGCACGCAGGTGGTCAGCTATCGTGTGGTGTCGCAGGACGGCCATCCGGTTGCGGGTTCGCTGCTGTTCTCGATTGGCGTCGTCACGGGCTCGGCGGCGCCGTCCGGCGAGGGGCTGCTGCACACGCTGATCTGGCTGGCGCGGCTCGGGCTCTATCTCGGGCTGTTTGCCGGCGTCGGAGGCGTGTTCTTTGCTGCGTGGATCGGGCAGGGCCCGGCCGGCGAGCGGCTGATCATGTGGTCGCTCAAGATCGGCCTCATCGGCGCGATCGCCTCGCTTGGCCTGCAGGGCGTCGACCTGCTGAACTTGCCGATCACCGGCGTCCTGACATGGGCGGCGTGGGCAAGTGCCGCCGGCACCAGCCTGTTTCCTGCGCTGCTGCTGGCGATTGTTGCAATGCTGATCGCGGCGATTGCCTGGCGCAGTCCGTCATTCAGCGCGGCGTTCATACGCACCGCGATCGCCATGATCTGCGTCGGGCTGTCGTTCGCGGTGAGCGGCCATGCCGCCACGGCCTCTCCGCAATGGCTGACGCGGAGCGCGCTGTTCATCCACGGCGCTGGTCTGGCGTTCTGGATGGGCGCGCTCGCGCCGCTGGCCGTGCTCGCCTGGCAACGCAAGGATTCGCTGCTGCGGGTGCTCCGGCGCTTTTCGATGCTCGCGGTGCCGGTCGTCGCGCTGATCGCTCTGTCGGGCCTCGCACTTGCCGTTGTTCAGCTCGAAAGCTTTGGCGCGCTGATCGACACCGGCTATGGCAACATCCTCCTCGCGAAACTCGTGCTGGTGTCGCTGTTGCTCACATTCGCTGCGCTGAACCGCTTGGTGTTCACGCCGGCCATCGCGCGCGAATTTCACCGCACGCGGCCGCTGCAGCGCTCGATCGCGCTCGAGTTCGTGCTCATGATCGCCATCCTCGGTCTCGTCGCGCTATGGCGCTTCACGCCGCCGCCGCGCGTGCTGGCAATGTCTGACGATGTCCCGCTCGCGGTCCACATCCACACCGATGCCGCGATGTTCCAGGTGCTGATCGCGCCGGGCAAGGTCGGGCAGAACGATTTCGTGCTGCAGCTGATGAACGGCGATGCCAGCCCGTTCGCGGCCAAGGAGGCGACGCTGACGCTGAGCCTGCCGGATCGCGGCATCGAGCCGCTGGAACGCAGTGCCGCGCTGGGTCCCGACGGCTATTGGCACGTGAAGAAGGTGCCATTGCCGATCCCGGGCCGCTGGCACATGCAGATCGATGCCCTGGTGACCGATTTCAAGAAAGTGACGCTGGAAGACGATTTCGAGGTCAGGTAA
- a CDS encoding lipoprotein-releasing ABC transporter permease subunit encodes MDETMNEPVRTPPFAPFEWLLSGRYLRARRKEGFISVIAGFSFLGIMLGVATLIVVMAVMNGFRKELLDKILGLNGHILVQPLESPLTDWKDVADRISQVQGIRLAAPVVDGQGLGSSPFNAAGVFIRGIRADDLNNLTSIAKNIKQGTLEGFDEGQGVAIGRRLADQLSLHAGDMITLVSPKGAVTPMGTTPRIKPYKITAVFEIGMSEYDSTFVFMPLTEAQAYFNRNNDVSSIEVFTTNPDKIETFRKLVTEAAGRPVFLVDWRQRNSTFFNALQVERNVMFLILTMIVLVAALNIVSGLIMLVKDKGQDIAILRTMGASQGSIMRIFLITGASIGVVGTLVGLLVGLLICFNIETIRQFLSWLTNTELFDPTLYFLSKLPAEIDFGETLAVVIMALTLSFLATLYPSWRAARLDPVEALRYE; translated from the coding sequence ATGGATGAGACCATGAACGAGCCAGTCCGTACCCCGCCTTTTGCGCCATTCGAATGGCTGCTGTCCGGACGCTATCTGCGCGCGCGCCGCAAGGAAGGATTCATCTCGGTCATCGCCGGTTTCTCGTTCCTCGGCATCATGCTTGGCGTTGCCACGCTGATCGTGGTGATGGCCGTCATGAACGGTTTCCGCAAGGAATTGCTCGACAAGATCCTCGGCCTCAATGGACATATTCTCGTGCAGCCGCTGGAATCGCCGCTGACCGACTGGAAGGATGTCGCCGATCGCATCAGCCAGGTGCAGGGCATTCGTCTCGCCGCGCCTGTCGTGGACGGGCAGGGGCTGGGATCATCGCCGTTCAACGCCGCCGGCGTCTTCATCCGCGGTATTCGCGCCGACGACCTCAACAACCTCACCTCGATCGCCAAGAACATCAAGCAGGGCACGCTCGAGGGCTTCGATGAGGGGCAGGGCGTTGCGATCGGCCGCCGCCTCGCCGACCAGCTTTCGCTGCATGCCGGCGACATGATCACGCTGGTCTCGCCGAAGGGGGCGGTGACGCCGATGGGCACCACGCCGCGCATCAAGCCCTACAAGATCACCGCGGTGTTCGAGATCGGCATGTCGGAGTACGATTCGACCTTCGTGTTCATGCCGCTGACCGAGGCGCAGGCGTATTTCAACCGCAACAACGACGTGTCCTCGATCGAGGTGTTCACCACCAATCCGGACAAGATCGAAACCTTTCGCAAGCTGGTGACGGAGGCGGCCGGCCGGCCGGTCTTCCTGGTCGACTGGCGGCAGCGCAATTCGACCTTTTTCAACGCGCTTCAGGTCGAACGCAACGTGATGTTCCTGATCCTGACCATGATCGTGCTGGTCGCGGCGCTCAACATCGTCTCCGGACTGATCATGCTGGTGAAGGACAAGGGCCAGGACATCGCGATCCTGCGTACCATGGGCGCCTCGCAGGGCTCGATCATGCGGATATTCCTGATCACCGGTGCATCGATCGGCGTGGTCGGGACCTTGGTCGGTCTGCTGGTCGGCCTGCTGATCTGCTTCAACATCGAGACCATCAGGCAATTCCTGTCGTGGCTCACCAACACGGAATTGTTCGATCCCACGCTCTATTTCCTGTCGAAGCTGCCTGCTGAAATCGATTTCGGCGAGACGCTCGCTGTCGTGATCATGGCGCTGACATTGTCCTTCCTCGCGACGCTCTACCCGTCGTGGCGCGCGGCGCGCCTCGATCCGGTCGAAGCGCTCCGGTACGAATAG
- the proS gene encoding proline--tRNA ligase, producing the protein MRLSRFFLPILKENPKEAEIVSHRLMLRAGMMRQEAAGIYAWLPLGFRVLKKIEQIVREEQDRAGALELLMPTLQLADLWRESGRYDAYGPEMLRILDRHKRELLYGPTNEEMITEIFRSYIKSYKNLPLNLYHIQWKFRDEQRPRFGVMRGREFLMKDAYSFDLDEAGARRSYNKMFVAYLRTFARMGLKAIPMRAETGPIGGDLSHEFIVLADTGESGVFINRDVLDLPVPGEDVDYDGDLTPIIKQWTSVYAATEDVHEAARFEQEVPEAKRLNTRGIEVGQIFYFGTKYSDTMKAMVAGPDGVDVPIHGGSYGVGVSRLVGAIIEACHDDAGIKWPEAVAPFRAAILNLKQGDAAVDGACEQLYRELSAKGVDVLYDDTDQRAGAKFAAADLIGIPWQILVGPKGLAEGKVEVKRRSDGSRENMSPADVVAKLAG; encoded by the coding sequence ATGCGATTGTCGCGGTTTTTCCTGCCCATCCTGAAAGAAAACCCGAAAGAGGCGGAGATCGTCTCGCATCGGCTGATGCTGCGCGCGGGCATGATGCGGCAGGAGGCGGCCGGCATCTATGCTTGGCTGCCGCTCGGCTTCCGGGTGCTGAAGAAGATCGAGCAGATCGTTCGCGAGGAGCAGGATCGCGCGGGTGCGCTCGAGCTCTTGATGCCGACGCTGCAGCTTGCCGATCTCTGGCGCGAAAGCGGCCGCTACGACGCCTATGGCCCGGAGATGCTGCGCATCCTCGATCGTCACAAGCGCGAGCTCCTGTACGGGCCGACCAACGAGGAAATGATCACCGAGATCTTCCGCTCCTACATCAAGTCCTACAAGAACCTGCCGCTGAACCTCTACCACATCCAGTGGAAGTTCCGTGACGAGCAGCGTCCGCGTTTCGGCGTGATGCGCGGCCGCGAATTCCTGATGAAGGATGCCTATTCGTTCGACCTCGACGAGGCCGGCGCGCGGCGCTCTTACAACAAGATGTTTGTGGCCTATTTGCGCACCTTTGCGCGGATGGGCCTGAAGGCGATCCCGATGCGGGCCGAGACCGGCCCGATCGGCGGCGACCTCAGCCACGAATTCATCGTGCTCGCCGACACCGGCGAGTCCGGCGTCTTCATCAATCGTGATGTGCTGGACCTGCCGGTGCCGGGCGAGGACGTCGATTATGACGGTGACTTGACGCCGATCATCAAACAGTGGACCTCGGTCTATGCTGCGACCGAGGACGTGCATGAGGCTGCGCGCTTCGAGCAGGAAGTGCCCGAAGCGAAGCGGCTGAACACCCGCGGCATCGAGGTCGGCCAGATCTTCTATTTCGGCACCAAATATTCCGACACCATGAAGGCGATGGTGGCGGGTCCCGATGGCGTCGACGTGCCGATCCATGGCGGCTCCTACGGTGTCGGCGTATCGCGTCTGGTCGGCGCGATCATCGAGGCCTGTCATGATGACGCGGGCATCAAGTGGCCCGAGGCGGTCGCGCCGTTCCGTGCCGCGATCCTCAACCTCAAGCAGGGCGATGCCGCGGTCGACGGCGCCTGCGAGCAGCTTTATCGCGAGCTCTCGGCGAAGGGCGTCGACGTGCTTTACGACGACACCGATCAGCGCGCCGGCGCCAAGTTCGCGGCGGCCGATCTGATCGGAATCCCCTGGCAGATTCTGGTCGGACCGAAGGGGCTTGCGGAAGGCAAGGTCGAGGTGAAGCGCCGCAGCGACGGTTCGCGCGAGAACATGAGCCCCGCCGACGTGGTCGCGAAGCTCGCGGGTTAA
- a CDS encoding DUF2946 domain-containing protein, translated as MRRRLKNFLPIVLVALLVQIFAPIGACWVASLAASDPRAAATICHGNAGSGSGKGDQTGHDAHDGCCSACSVLQTGAPVDNPEIAAHAVERPSTRIAWLDFASELGCSPAGLSAQARAPPLFS; from the coding sequence ATGCGTCGGCGGCTGAAGAATTTTCTGCCCATAGTCCTGGTTGCCCTGCTGGTGCAGATTTTTGCACCGATCGGGGCCTGCTGGGTGGCGAGCCTTGCCGCGTCCGACCCACGCGCGGCCGCCACCATCTGCCACGGCAATGCCGGCTCCGGCTCCGGGAAGGGTGACCAGACCGGGCATGATGCCCATGACGGTTGTTGCTCCGCATGCAGCGTGCTGCAAACCGGTGCGCCCGTTGATAACCCGGAGATCGCGGCTCACGCCGTCGAGCGACCTTCAACGCGCATCGCCTGGCTCGATTTCGCCTCCGAACTTGGTTGTTCGCCGGCTGGCCTGTCGGCACAAGCGCGCGCACCGCCGCTGTTTTCCTGA
- a CDS encoding TonB-dependent receptor plug domain-containing protein, whose protein sequence is MFRFHATRGVSIAAIQAALLASADMAYAQSGGQAVLPPVTVEVPQPARPAAPKPVNRAAVAVRRRAVPSAAANRPVVVVTTPGEGANASLGTPPAVARFQLPEKAFSITARQVDETVNLKDPEDAVKYMPSLFVRKRNDGDTQAVLATRSWGVNSSARSLIYYDDLLVSALIGNNNTSASPKWNLISPEAIGRIDYLNGPFAAAYPGNSIGGVLLISSKMPDKPFAVANETVSVMPWSQYGTKDTYATSQTSAAAGKRDGKLYSTLNNVDVISHVYGAFDNFFVVDMKIHYNATANFAFDFGISSTCNVSYSTPSRAEPLFWPGNTPSEPAACRQQHKGAST, encoded by the coding sequence ATGTTCCGGTTTCATGCCACCCGTGGCGTGAGCATTGCAGCCATCCAGGCCGCGTTACTGGCGTCGGCCGACATGGCGTACGCGCAGAGTGGCGGCCAGGCGGTGCTGCCACCCGTCACCGTCGAGGTGCCGCAGCCGGCGAGGCCGGCCGCGCCCAAGCCGGTCAATCGTGCTGCCGTCGCTGTCCGGCGGCGGGCCGTGCCGTCGGCCGCGGCGAACCGGCCGGTCGTGGTCGTCACCACGCCGGGGGAGGGCGCCAACGCATCGCTCGGGACGCCGCCGGCCGTGGCCCGGTTCCAGCTGCCGGAGAAGGCCTTCAGCATCACCGCCCGGCAGGTCGACGAGACCGTCAACCTCAAAGACCCCGAGGACGCGGTCAAATACATGCCGAGCCTGTTCGTGCGGAAGCGCAACGACGGAGACACTCAGGCCGTGCTGGCGACCCGCAGCTGGGGCGTCAATTCGAGCGCGCGCTCACTGATCTACTACGACGATCTGCTGGTGTCGGCGCTGATCGGCAACAACAACACCAGCGCCTCGCCGAAGTGGAACCTGATCTCGCCGGAGGCGATCGGCCGGATCGATTACCTGAACGGCCCGTTCGCCGCGGCGTACCCCGGCAACTCGATCGGCGGCGTGCTGCTGATCTCCTCGAAGATGCCCGACAAGCCGTTTGCCGTGGCCAATGAGACGGTCTCGGTGATGCCGTGGAGCCAGTACGGCACCAAGGACACCTATGCGACCAGCCAGACCAGCGCGGCCGCCGGCAAGCGCGATGGCAAGCTGTATTCGACCCTCAACAACGTGGATGTGATCTCCCACGTCTATGGCGCGTTCGACAATTTCTTCGTCGTCGACATGAAGATCCACTACAACGCGACGGCAAATTTCGCGTTCGACTTCGGCATCTCTTCAACGTGCAATGTTTCCTATTCCACCCCTTCCCGGGCAGAACCTTTGTTCTGGCCGGGAAATACACCTTCTGAGCCTGCCGCCTGCCGGCAACAACACAAAGGAGCTTCAACATGA
- a CDS encoding copper chaperone PCu(A)C codes for MRKTLAGLAAIVTLALIAPAAAEDIKAGDLVITQAWTRATPNGAKIGGGYLTIENKGTTPDRLVSGSADVAGKVEVHEMSMDNGVMKMRALDKGLTIDPGKTVKLAPGGYHLMMFDLKNPLKQGDKVPVTLEFEKAGKVAVSLDVQAVGAQAPGSGDHSGHGDHSGHMDMKKM; via the coding sequence ATGAGAAAAACACTGGCTGGGCTTGCTGCAATCGTCACGCTCGCGCTGATCGCGCCCGCCGCGGCCGAAGACATCAAGGCCGGCGACCTCGTGATCACGCAAGCGTGGACGCGCGCGACGCCGAACGGTGCCAAGATCGGCGGCGGCTATCTGACGATCGAGAACAAGGGGACGACGCCCGACCGGTTGGTGTCAGGCTCCGCCGACGTCGCCGGCAAGGTCGAGGTCCACGAGATGTCGATGGACAACGGCGTGATGAAGATGCGCGCGCTCGATAAAGGTCTGACCATCGATCCGGGCAAGACCGTGAAGCTCGCGCCCGGCGGCTATCATTTGATGATGTTCGACCTGAAGAACCCGCTGAAGCAGGGCGACAAGGTGCCGGTCACGCTCGAGTTCGAGAAGGCCGGCAAGGTCGCGGTCTCGCTGGATGTGCAGGCCGTCGGCGCGCAAGCCCCCGGCAGCGGTGATCACTCCGGCCATGGCGACCATTCCGGTCACATGGACATGAAGAAGATGTGA